From one Vanacampus margaritifer isolate UIUO_Vmar chromosome 12, RoL_Vmar_1.0, whole genome shotgun sequence genomic stretch:
- the slc1a4 gene encoding neutral amino acid transporter A: protein MEKKNEINGHAMVGSSERLREKGAPKSVYEKLRGFLSRNLLVIMTVSGVVVGVGLGMGVRNMSLTKAQMTYFAFPGEMLLRMLKMIILPLVVCSLVSGAASLDTRSLGKLGGIAVAYFLATTLIASGIGVSLAFIIKPGVGAGALNTNSLGLERVSNNKETTDSFLDLARNLFPSNLVAAAFRSYATDYKMVASGNDTNGTTLYEKVPFGAENDGMNILGLVLFAMVFGVALRKLGEEGEELIRFFNAFNEATMVLVSWIMWYIPFGIVFLVGSKIVEMDDVVLLVTSLGKYIFASILGHIIHGGIVLPLIYFGFTRKNPFSFLSGLITPFTTAFATCSSSATLPSMIKCVEENNGVDKRISRFILPIGATVNMDGAAIFQCIAAVFIAQLNNTELNAGQIFTILVTATASSVGAAGIPAGGIITIAIILEAIGLPTNELSLMLAVDWIVDRTTTVVNVEGDALGAGILHHINQQEMKKRQRQQHHELGKGGELSEVRVETVANIQAQEETSPLVMHKTKASEAVPEAVESVL, encoded by the exons atggagaaAAAGAACGAAATCAACGGTCACGCCATGGTCGGCTCTTCCGAGCGGTTGCGAGAAAAAGGAGCCCCGAAAAGCGTGTACGAGAAGCTGAGGGGGTTTCTTAGCCGGAACCTCCTGGTGATCATGACGGTCTCCGGCGTGGTGGTGGGTGTCGGGCTCGGAATGGGGgtccgcaacatgagcctgacCAAAGCGCAAATGACATACTTCGCCTTCCCGGGTGAGATGCTCCTCCGGATGCTGAAGATGATCATTCTGCCGCTGGTCGTGTGCAGCCTCGTCTCCGGCGCAGCCAGCCTGGACACGCGCTCCCTGGGCAAGCTGGGGGGCATCGCGGTCGCTTACTTCCTGGCGACCACCCTCATCGCTTCCGGGATCGGCGTGTCGTTGGCGTTTATCATCAAACCCGGCGTGGGCGCGGGCGCCCTCAACACCAACAGCCTGGGTCTGGAGCGCGTCAGCAACAATAAGGAGACCACCGACTCATTTCTGGACTTGGCCAG GAACTTATTCCCGTCAAACCTAGTGGCTGCCGCGTTCCGCTCT TATGCCACCGACTACAAGATGGTTGCTTCAGGCAATGACACCAATGGGACCACCCTCTATGAAAAG GTTCCCTTTGGGGCAGAAAATGATGGAATGAACATCCTGGGTCTGGTGTTATTCGCTATGGTGTTCGGTGTGGCACTGCGGAAGCTAggagaggagggggaggagcttATCCGGTTCTTCAACGCGTTCAATGAGGCAACCATGGTGCTGGTATCCTGGATCATGTG GTATATCCCGTTTGGCATTGTGTTCCTGGTGGGCAGTAAGATTGTAGAGATGGATGATGTGGTTTTACTGGTGACGAGTTTGGGAAAATACATATTTGCTTCCATCCTGGGGCACATTATCCACGGCGGCATCGTCCTGCCGCTCATCTATTTCGGCTTCACGCGCAAGAACCCCTTCAGTTTTCTGTCGGGCCTCATTACGCCCTTCACAACCGCCTTCGCCACCTGCTCCAG CTCAGCGACTCTCCCCTCCATGATAAAGTGTGTGGAGGAGAACAACGGTGTGGACAAGCGCATCAGCCGCTTCATTCTCCCCATTGGTGCCACAGTGAATATGGACGGAGCGGCCATTTTCCAGTGCATAGCTGCCGTCTTCATCGCTCAGCTGAATAACACTGAGCTTAACGCCGGACAGATCTTTACTATCTT GGTGACGGCCACCGCCTCCAGCGTGGGGGCTGCAGGGATCCCAGCTGGGGGCATCATCACCATTGCCATTATCCTGGAGGCCATCGGGCTACCGACCAATGAGCTGTCTCTTATGCTGGCTGTTGACTGGATTGT GGATCGCACGACCACCGTGGTCAATGTGGAAGGTGATGCTCTGGGTGCTGGAATCCTGCATCACATCAACCAGCAGGAGATGAAAAAGCGGCAGCGGCAGCAGCATCATGAGCTGGGAAAGGGAGGGGAGCTTTCTGAGGTGCGGGTGGAGACGGTGGCCAACATCCAAGCGCAGGAGGAGACCTCACCTCTTGTCATGCACAAAACCAAAGCCTCAGAAGCCGTACCGGAAGCCGTCGAGTCAGTCCTGTGA
- the LOC144061861 gene encoding uncharacterized protein LOC144061861 translates to MCAAGAGLSGDHTTCAAGAMWADVRRMCAAGRGSSDGRRTRAAGAELGDGRRTCAAGAMWGDGRRMCAAGRGSSDGCRTRAAGAGLGDGCRTCAAGATWGDGRRICGAGRGSSDGRRTCAAGAMWGDGHRLCAAGRGSSDGRRTRAAGAELGDGRRTCAAGAMWGDGRRMCAAGRGSGDGRRTRAAGAGLGDGRRMCAAGARLATGRASTLLWRRKHRIADLLTSITKTQIMKPF, encoded by the coding sequence ATGTGTGCCGCTGGTGCAGGGTTGAGTGGCGATCACacgacgtgcgccgccggagcCATGTGGGCTGACGTCCGCAGGATGTGCGCCGCCGGAAGAGGGTCGAGTGACGGCCGCAGGACACGCGCAGCTGGAGCAGAGTTGGGTGAcggccgcaggacgtgcgccgccggagcCATGTGGGGTGACGGCCGCAGGATGTGCGCCGCCGGAAGAGGGTCGAGTGATGGCTGCAGGACACGCGCCGCTGGAGCAGGGTTGGGTGACGGCtgcaggacgtgcgccgccggagcCACGTGGGGTGACGGCCGCAGGATATGCGGCGCCGGAAGAGGGTCGAGTGAcggccgcaggacgtgcgccgccggagcCATGTGGGGTGACGGCCACAGGTTGTGCGCCGCCGGAAGAGGGTCGAGTGACGGCCGCAGGACACGCGCAGCTGGAGCAGAGTTGGGTGAcggccgcaggacgtgcgccgccggagcCATGTGGGGTGACGGCCGCAGGATGTGCGCCGCCGGAAGAGGGTCGGGTGATGGCCGCAGGACACGCGCCGCTGGAGCAGGGTTGGGTGACGGCCGCAGGATGTGCGCCGCCGGAGCACGGTTGGCCACAGGACGTGCGTCGACCTTACTCTGGCGGCGCAAGCACAGGATTGCTGACCTCTTGACATCAATcacaaaaacacagatcatgaaaccattttga
- the sertad2b gene encoding SERTA domain-containing protein 2b: MFSKGAKRKLDEDEEVLEGKTLEASAAGGGFGLGPEGLSKVSYTLQRQTIFNISLMKLYSQRPLSEPSLERRVLINNMLRRIQDELKQEGSLRPLLLPPSPPPDDPMDEGFREAPPSFGVLTAQVSPPSALLMPAIIPPPSPHPSVPPAYPPLLDACLTPASLLEDDGGDSSFGASSPPTPPLSPPPLHSQTSAAISDVSGMDLCPPTAITRTASANSMTVTTSLAPTTLAQTPHLAAFSPALSGSAKERRTSGSKTETTCVSLAEGSCPELRPMDALPAVPPVAIYPPQALPSTPSGFLTDLALDDVLFADIDTSMYDFDPCVTAGAVSVTTGAKISPVVTADDLLKSLASPYSGPAPQVSANQPFKIDLTELDHIMEVLVGS; the protein is encoded by the coding sequence ATGTTCAGTAAAGGCGCCAAGCGAAAACTGGACGAGGATGAAGAGGTGCTGGAAGGCAAAACGCTGGAGGCGTCGGCGGCGGGCGGAGGATTCGGCCTGGGCCCCGAGGGCCTGTCCAAGGTGTCGTACACCCTCCAGAGGCAGACCATCTTCAACATCTCGCTCATGAAGCTTTACAGCCAGCGGCCGCTGAGCGAGCCCAGCCTGGAGCGCCGCGTCCTCATCAATAACATGCTGCGGCGCATCCAGGACGAACTGAAGCAGGAAGGCTCCTTGCGGCCGCTGCTCCTgccgccgtcgccgccgccCGACGACCCGATGGACGAGGGCTTCCGCGAGGCCCCGCCCTCATTCGGAGTCCTGACGGCTCAGGTATCGCCACCTTCTGCTCTGTTGATGCCTGCGATCATTCCTCCGCCTTCGCCACACCCGTCGGTGCCTCCCGCCTACCCGCCTCTGTTGGACGCCTGCCTCACTCCGGCGTCTTTGCTGGAGGACGACGGTGGCGATTCCTCCTTCGGCGCGTCATCTCCGCCCACTCCTCCTCTGTCGCCTCCCCCGTTGCACAGTCAGACGTCCGCCGCCATCTCTGACGTGAGCGGCATGGATTTATGTCCTCCCACAGCCATAACTAGGACAGCATCAGCCAATTCTATGACAGTAACTACCTCCCTCGCGCCCACAACGCTTGCCCAAACCCCCCACTTAGCGGCCTTTTCCCCTGCGCTCTCGGGCTCAGCAAAAGAGCGCAGAACGTCCGGCTCGAAAACTGAAACAACTTGCGTCTCGCTCGCGGAAGGCTCCTGTCCCGAGCTTCGACCGATGGACGCTCTGCCCGCGGTGCCCCCCGTCGCCATTTACCCCCCTCAAGCCCTCCCTTCCACGCCGTCCGGGTTTCTCACAGACCTGGCCCTGGACGACGTCCTCTTCGCCGACATCGACACGTCCATGTACGATTTTGATCCCTGCGTGACGGCGGGGGCGGTCAGCGTGACAACCGGCGCCAAAATTTCACCGGTGGTGACGGCGGACGACCTCCTCAAATCGCTGGCGTCGCCGTACAGCGGCCCCGCCCCCCAAGTTTCCGCCAACCAGCCTTTCAAAATTGATCTGACAGAACTTGATCACATCATGGAAGTGTTGGTTGGTTCATGA